The sequence AATCGTGGAGTGGAAAGAGAACACTTCCGGCGGATATGCAATGGTGAGCTTCGCCGAAGATCCGTCCGCAGTGGTGTACAAAAATCCCGAGTTCCTGGCGGCGTTGAAAAAGCGCGGGCTGGCGGGCAAAGTAAACAAGGTGAAGCTGGTCGGTCTTACCGTGGGCTATTACGGACCGGACAACGCCGATCCCAACCGCCGTCTGTACAAATACACGGCTTATCTGGACACGGGGGACGGCAACTTTTTTACTCATCCGATCGAGAACCTGGTTGTAACCGTTGATATTGACGAGAAAAAAGTGCTTAAAGTCGAGGATGAGGGCGTCATCCCGGTGCCGATGAACGACCATGGATACCGGAAAGGCGACAAAGACAGCACACGCGAGCCGGCTAAGCCGATCGTCATTACGCAGCCCAAAGGCGTCAATTATACGATAAAAGGGCAGGAGATCAGTTGGCAGGGCTGGAAATTCCACGTTATGCTGGACGCGCGTCGCGGTCCTGTCATTTCGGCAGCGACCTTCAACGATCATGGCAAGCCGCGCAAAGTCATGTACAGCGGCGGACTTGGCGGGATGACGGTTCCTTATGGTGACCCCGGCCTGAACTGGTACTGGAAGACGTACATGGATTCCGGCGAATACGGCGTCGGCAAGCTTGGGCGTCCGATGGTGCTAGGCGCAGACGTGCCGAACAATACCACCTTCATTGACGCCACGCTTAACGACGATAACGGCAATCCTTACACGTCCCCGAAGGTTATCGGGATTTTCGAGCGCTACGCCGATTCCGACTGGACACATAACGAGGCCGGAGTGACCGATAGCCGGGCCCGTCTTGAGCTTGTCGTCCGGTTCATCTCCACGGTCGGCAACTATGACTATACGTTTGACTATGTGTTCCAGCAGAACGCGAATATCAAGATCAACGTCGGCGCATCCGGCATTGAGGCGGTGAAAGGCGCGGCAGCAACGAGCGTAAAGAGTACGGACGAGCACTATATTGATCCGAACAATGCGGAAATCCGCAACGGTACACTTGTCGATAAGCATACGGTGGCCGTGTATCACCAGCATATTTATAATTTCCGCCTCGACATGGATGTGGACGGCGAGAAGAACACCGTGCTGGTGCTTGATCCGAAAGCGGCTCCGATAACGGATAATCCGAGCAAGAAGACGGAGATGGTGCTGGAGCAGAAGACCTATCATACGGAGCTCGAAGCCGCGCAGAAATTCGATCCGGACAAAGTTGTCCTTGTTACCAATCCGGAGAAAAAGAACAAATTGGGGTACTTGACCGGCTACCAAATTATCGCGAATGCGGGCGGCACTCATCCTTTCGCGGAAGATCCGCTGTTCGGGGATGACGACTATCTGATCAAGCGTGCGGGCTATTTGAAGAAACATATCTGGGTAACTCCTTATTCACCGGACGAAATTTACCCCGAGGGCAAGTACATCAACCAGAACCCGAACGATACGGGGCTTGCGAAATGGGCATCTCAGGACCGGGATATCTATGAAAAAGATGACGTGGTCTGGATTACGACGGGAACAACGCACATTCCGCGTTCGGAGGAGTGGCCGATGATGTCCACCGAATGGGCATCGGCGATGCTGAAGCCGTTCAATTTTATTGACCGGACGCCGACTCTGGATCTGCCGGCGCCGGCGGAAAGCGAAACGAAGAAATAATGAAGCTGAAGTGCAACCGCTTGTCCGTGTTCATCCTTGTCATTACGGTCATGCTATCCGGATGCGGCGCTGCTGCCAAAGAGGAGCTGCAGGACCCGTATTTGGACCC is a genomic window of Paenibacillus durus ATCC 35681 containing:
- the tynA gene encoding hypothetical protein (catalyzes the formation of phenylacetaldehyde from 2-phenylethylamine), giving the protein MKKKMLLAGTAAAALFLTSVIPGSPWKSEAAAIVAPKVAYDPLNPLTEQEIRSVSYIIKHSSKYKKDMRFTEITLKEPDKKKVWNWVLLNDAAKKMKANKLPRQAAFVISEQRKVYEGVVDLDSKRIVEWKENTSGGYAMVSFAEDPSAVVYKNPEFLAALKKRGLAGKVNKVKLVGLTVGYYGPDNADPNRRLYKYTAYLDTGDGNFFTHPIENLVVTVDIDEKKVLKVEDEGVIPVPMNDHGYRKGDKDSTREPAKPIVITQPKGVNYTIKGQEISWQGWKFHVMLDARRGPVISAATFNDHGKPRKVMYSGGLGGMTVPYGDPGLNWYWKTYMDSGEYGVGKLGRPMVLGADVPNNTTFIDATLNDDNGNPYTSPKVIGIFERYADSDWTHNEAGVTDSRARLELVVRFISTVGNYDYTFDYVFQQNANIKINVGASGIEAVKGAAATSVKSTDEHYIDPNNAEIRNGTLVDKHTVAVYHQHIYNFRLDMDVDGEKNTVLVLDPKAAPITDNPSKKTEMVLEQKTYHTELEAAQKFDPDKVVLVTNPEKKNKLGYLTGYQIIANAGGTHPFAEDPLFGDDDYLIKRAGYLKKHIWVTPYSPDEIYPEGKYINQNPNDTGLAKWASQDRDIYEKDDVVWITTGTTHIPRSEEWPMMSTEWASAMLKPFNFIDRTPTLDLPAPAESETKK